Part of the Penicillium digitatum chromosome 4, complete sequence genome is shown below.
GGATTGGGGGAAATTGGAGATGGGAAGAACCACATACCGTAAACTGCGGCCTTGGATGCCGATCATGCCCTCCACACACTGCTCACTGGAGAAATTCCATCCCCACTCTAGTCCGACGTAATCCAAAGGAGTGAGCATGAAGCTCTTGGTTTGGATGTCAGAGTATCCGAGCCAGGGACGGGTGCTGAGCGCGAGAACTGCTGTTTGGCCCTTAACCGAAACCTGGGATAATTTCACAGGCTTGGCACCGATGAAGCGAGTTCTAGTGTCCGAAAGCTCACCGGTCACCTCGTCCAATACAGTACGAAGGTAGACACCAGAGTAAAGACCGATATGGAGATATAGAGTTGTTCCCCCCGAACTCGAGTCGGCCATAGCCATGATCTGCAAGGCAGATGGTGCAGACGTTAATGCTTGGACTGATTTGTTCTCGAGTGTCGAGTCCGGATCTAGACTGAGAATGCGGACTGTAGAGTCATCACATCCAACAGCCAAAAACGAGCTTCGCATACGGCCTTCAGGGACCTCTCCCATACTCAGGGAGGTGACGGTACCAGACATCTGTCGCCTTTCATCATATTCTGCCAATGTCCCGTCTGCATCCATTTCAAAGTAGACAATTTCACCCGAGCTGAGTGCAACTGCGACTTGACGTTCATTTGTGGCAGCTGCTACAATAGACCGATGCTGTGGAGCAGGCCATTCATTGACTCGCTGGTCTGCGAGAATGTGACGAATACCTCGAGGGTGAACTTGAACCAGAGAATCCTCGCCAAGTTGTTGCACGGCCAGAGTTGGAGCCGATGAAAGGAATCCTGTATCTGAAACTTCCTCAACAATTTCGCCAATGCTCAGGACGAGGGTTCCATTCGCAAAAGAGAGAATAATGTATGTGTGGAACTCATCGGCTCGCGTCAATTTGGTTGTCCATACAGCCGAAGGCACCTGCTGAAGGTCCGACTCCACGATCTCAGAGACCTCAAGTCCGTGTTTCAGAGTACGGAATGAGCTTCGGGCCCCAGAGCCACAGATAGTGTAGATTTGAGGTGCGTCATCTTCACTCAAATTGAGAATTTTACTGTCAATCAGAGGACTCAATGAGTTCATGCTTTCCATGAGGTTGACATTTTCAGCGCCTCGGGGATGAAAGAAGACTGGTGCAGAGGGGACAGAGTGATCAGCCGAGAACGAGTCGCTGGAAAAGAAGAGCTCGTCGGGATCGTCACCAAGCTTTTCGAATTGGTAAAAATTGTGATTTCCAGATTCACTGGCGGCATAGAGGAAACCGCTCTTCAGAATAAGCAGATTCGTTGACACAGGAATAGTGTCAAAGTATTTGATCGTCAATCTCTTCACTTCTCCAGTGGGTTGTCCCTGCTTATCTTCGACCATTTCCAGGTTCAACTTGAACAGATCACCATCCTCGGtttggagaagaaagaagaaagcgCCTCTCATCTTGTGCATCACTCCTGACACAATCGAGCGCTTACGCTCAGGATTTTCAGTAGCTCCGCTGCGTCGCGGGATAGGCACGCGGAACGCACCTTGGTTGGAGTGGCGGTAGGTAATGTTATCTTCCCCGCACACCAAGACGCCACTGGGACCATCATCTCCTCCGGGTACTTGGAACAGCATAGATGCCGTGCGATCGACGGTGTCAGACCACTTGCGGACAACATGGTTTAACCCAAGATCAAGTTCATAGTACACCAAAACCTTCTCAATTTCTTCGTACGCTTGACCAGTGGGATCCTGATCCGATTCCGAGTAGTCCACCTCAAGAGCAGCGAAAACGGGATTGTCATAACCAACGTCCAAGCAGATCATGGCAAACACCAAGGTCTGGGGCTTGTGTGCCTCCAGTGGCGAGGAGATGGTAAGTTCCGCCTGCGAGTTGCGGTTGAGAACATAGACCAGCTTGTTCTTTTCCACAGAAGCAATAAGACACGCACGTCCCTTTGGGTCCACTGCGAGGTATTGACCCGGCACGACTCGACGAACTCCAGACTTTCCAAACGTCTCCATGTGGATGCGATTAAAGCGGTTCTGGGAGGGAACATATTCAACAATCGTGATCCGACCAGAGTCTGAGCCGATGATGATGTAATCTATGATAATCACTCAGCACAGTCCGTTGACCAGGAAGCATTGCAAGCATCAACGTCGCTGTCCAGGGCAGATCTCAACCCTTGAAGGGTCAGTTCGCAAGAGGACCGCGCTGCCCAGGAAGCTTGAAGAATCACTAAGTTGTACTCATATGGGGGCAGACAAGGGGTACAAAGAAAGCGACATACCTTTGTTGCTTCCAGCTACGCGGAAAGCTGCGAGTGAGCGAATGATGCCGAAAACATCTTGAGAGTAGAGAGGTGTGATCTTGCCCTGTGCCGGGTCAGGCCGATGAATGGTCAATTTAGAACCTGACGAGGTGACGATCTGCTGGTCCCTGGTGCCTGCGAATTGACCTAAGACGGCCTGTGTGACAGCAGTTGGGGGCTGGATCGTCAGGGAGTACATAAACATGTGCGATGTGGTGGCCATGGTGGGCGATTAGGTAGCGGTTTCCCGGTACCACTCAGAAGAGGTGTAAACTTTGTACATGCAATTGCAAGTCAGGGGGTATGAATATTACATCAGTCCCATCCCTGCTGGGTGGAGTTAAAAAAGGAAAACTCCTCAAGTCCACTTGCCACAGATGAAGAAAAGTGTAACCGTGTGATCACACGCGAAGAgttgaggaagagaaaatATTCCTTGCCGTGTGTGAGCTTTCACTAGCGCGTCCAGCACGTGATTTTTGATTCGACCGCCTTCTACGCCGCGCCGACTGATGCCAGGCAGATCAGATCACCTCCGCATAACGGCCTCACTGACTCCCTTCTCTCATCCTTCATCTCACTTTCGTGATATTAATTTAAATCACAGCAGCTCATCAAACACACGTTTGATCAACCGGCCAATACTCTCGTGGACAATTTACCCTTCATCTTTGGTCCGTCCCCCAGTTATCACCCTACTTGCTCTACAACAATCACACATCGTTTCGCCATGGCCGACGAGACGGCTACCGCAGAGCAGGCTCCCATTACTTTCACCGTCAAGTCATCCACCGATGCCAAATATACCTTGACTCTTCCCCTCACCACTCTTGTGTCAGATCTCAAGCAGAAGCTCTCAAGTCCCGAAAATGCCGATACCCCCGCAGAGCGCCAGCGATTGATCTATTCAGGTAGGGTTTTGAAGGACACCGAGACACTGGAGACCTACAAGATCAAGGATGGCCATACTATTCATCTGGTAAAAAGTGCTGCGAGTAACCAGCAGCGTCAGAACATTGCTGCTCAGCCTAGCTCGGCCACTGCGGCCGCTGGGGCAACCCCAAGCCCGGCAGCAGCCGGTGTCCCAATCAATCTTGCCACAGGAACTGGCAACAACCCACTTGCTGGTCTGACTGGTGCACGATATGCCGGATTCGCACAACTTCCTGGGGCGGGCCTTTTCGGCCCTGATGGCGGGGTAAGTGAGCTCTTGGGCTTGAAATAATTTAGGAATACCTGCAACATAAAGCTAACAGTCTTTGACCATGTAGATGGGACCTCCGCCAGATACTGAGTCGATGCTTAACATGCTCGAGAATCCTCAATTCCAATCAAGCATCAACGAAGCCCTACAGAACCCCGCCATGATCGACATGATGATCCAGCAGAACCCCATGCTTCGCGACATGGGACCCGGAGTTCGGCAAATGATGGAAAGCCCAGAGTTTCGCCGCATGTTGACAGATCCAAGCTCAATTCGGCAGATGATGCAAATGCAACGGGCTATGGGAATGGGTGGTGGCGGACTTGGTGGCGGTGATAATGCATTCCCCGCCCCGGGGGTGACCAACACGACGGCTGAGGGAACCCAAGGTCCCGAGCAACAGAATGCGCAAACAAATCCGTTTGGGCAGATGCCTCAGAATTCGCTTGGAAACGCAAACCCTTTCGGGGCCCTCTTTGGAGCTAACCCGTTCGGTACTCCAGCCCAGCCTTCTACCGCACCGGCCTCCACTCAGCCCGGCGGTACACAGGGTGCCGACTCCACTGATCGATCAACATCTGCTGAGGGACAAATCCCTCAAGCTGCTCAAACCCCCTTCGCATCTCTCCTGAACCCCGCTATCTTCGGAAACGCTGGCCAAGCTGGTCAGGGCATGAACCCGTTCAATCCTCAGCAGAATCCGTTCCTGCGTGACCCGGCGCTGCTTTCCCAGATGATGCAAGGAATGGGTGGACAGGGCACAGGAGGTGGAGCCGCTGGTGCAAACCCTCTGGCTGCTCTACTCGGCGGTGGTCTTGGTGGTTTCGGAGGTGGTTTTGGCACCCCTCAGCCTGCAGACACGCGCCCTCCGGAGGACAGATACGCCGATCAGTTGCGGCAGTTGAATGATATGGGTTTCTTTGAGTTCGAGCGGAACATTGAAGCCCTGCGTCGCGCAGGTGGCAGTGTTCAAGGAGCGGTGGAGTACCTCCTTAGCCACCCATAATAATTTCTGGGCagctttttttctttctagcACAGCCTTACGATTACTTTCCTGATGTATTCAACTTCCACTGATTTTACGAGGTGGGCACGCTCCCTCGGTACCTATGAATTTCTCATTCCCCTTTTAGCATGCTTATCTTCTGTGTGATTCTTGGCTAGTTTTCTGGATATCTCGCCATCATTCCAGAGCTCAGAATGCCATGGGATCATTTCTAATTGATGCTTCTATCCTCCTCTAAATCCCTAAGAAATCTACAAATATGAATCTAGCCATAGCTGCATATCCCACCGAATTGGTATTATATCACACCGGAGCACAAGTAAAAAGGAACAGAAGTGTTAGATTTTTGAAAAATGGCCTTCAGTCTTGTAGCCTCGAGATACCCATGTCTTACAAGCATGAAGGGTCATGTACAAACATGCTTCCCGCCGAATTTCGTTCGGATGGCTAGAAAATTCGGTGTAAGATCTGAAAAGCCAGGCAATTTGTTCCCCCCAATCCGAATGGGTAAGATTGCTAGTTTGATCCTTGTCAAAGCGGGGCACGTGAACCGCTTATATTATGATTATAGCTATCCTTCTATGATTAGCCAAGGAGATGAACATGAGAAACACACGTGGAGGAAGGCATTGAGTCCCagggccaaaaaaaaaagccgagACCAAAGGACGAAACTTGAAAATGGGAAGAGAAACTTCATCAATCGCACAAGGGACGGAAGTCGACATAGACAAAACTCATCATTCAGCGTTCAACTTTACTCAGAATCATGTTGCCTGGTATTCACCTGGCCAACTTCGATCTCAGATATCATACTCATCTCGATGCCACGCGACTTGCGAAATGACCACTTCGCAGTATTCCGATGGCCATCAAAGCATACACCGggatgaagaagacaacCCCGTTGTTTTCCATTGAGCTGCTGGATCCACCCTGTAGCTCTGCAACTCGGAACAAAGAACGAACGAAAGATTAGTTCTTGCTAGGGCAAGACATGGATTCAGTGTGAACAAGTGCCATGATATCGGAAGGAAGGGAAGTTTGACGAAATAAAGACTCAGCAGCTAAAAACGCTATCCACTTGGTGCTATTGCGGAGATCACGAACAGACACATAGATTTCATTTGAAGAGGTGTGGCCCATGGCCAAGAAGGCTTGTAAGGGAATGCCTAAAGCCCAGGTAGTAGAAGCAGTTGTCATGATGCGAGCTGAGAAGCCAGTTTCAATGAAACAAGAAGGAGAATTGAAGAGACTGGCTTTGGCACGTCTGTATTCGGCTGAAATCGACGGTTGCTACATATCACATGTAAGTATGGTGTACGTCGAAATCAAACTATTTTTTTAGGGCTGTTGAAGTCACGATACCATTGACTACATCTAGGTTTAGAATTTCAAAATTGCAAGAAAATGTCCATGAAAATTATCAAAAAAGATATCATTTTTCAAGGAAGGCTCCAGGGTCAGATACACGAGTCCACAGGCAGCAATTTTTGGCGGCTGTGATTTCTCCTGATGTAAGGTTTTTACTTGAATTCTCTGGCCGACTCCATAATCCTTGAACTCTCTTATTTCTTGCAAAATTTTTGGCATCGACTGTAGATCTCCTACCTCTGTCCCTAACCATAGCATAACCGCCTATGGCCGTGATCTTGGCTTTGGGTGGGGCCGAGTGTAAGTCTCCGAGTTGCGACGGCTTGGTCAAGCCTTTCACGATAACCACTTCCCTCTTCAGGCCTTCGCAGAAGGGTAACAGGTGTCGCCCGTCAAGCAAAACATCCCCATTGCAATGACAAATGCCATGTAGTGAAATCTCAGGTCGTAAACGTCCTCAGGGTCTCAATAGCCACACAGCGTAAGAGAGCCAAAGGTAAAAAGCCAGGAGTGCCAAGATGGATCTGTTCTAAAAAAATTAATAATAATTATCACCACAGTGAGTATTCATTAGTAACCTCAAGATTTTTTTGGCAAAAGGTGAAAGATGCCCAACGGAATTTAAGAACGGGGGTTTGAGATAAGAGTCCATAGCCAACATGAGGGGTGAATTAGGTAGCCTATCATACGGTTAGCTTTCCAAAGATGGGATATAGCTTTTCAGGCATGTCATTTTCTCCATGTTGACAAGAAGATTGGACGGAAATACAAAGGTACGTTGGAGAAACTATCGGAGACATGTGTAGATGGGGGTTGAACGCAGCAGAATCTGGCCTAGCGAGACGGTGAGGTAAATAAGCAAGCCAATAAAATGGTAGAGGACCAGTGGGCGGTAAATCTAGAAAGCTATCATAACACCGAGGAAAACTAGGCTTAAATAGGTGAACTTGGCGCTCTTGATCATGGTTAATCAACCCTGGAGCGCAAATTATTCTGAAATATCAAGACTTATCAAATAGGGTTGTCGATTTTGTCAAGGTGTGCATGCGTGGTCTATCCAGGCGTCCACGGGGTGGTATTCCGATTAGGTAATCCAGGGATACGTCTGGAGTAGTCCAGGGAAGCGCGAAGCTATCCTAAGCTCCCCACAGTCACTCAGCCCCTTTTCTCGACACACTTATATAACTGCTGTGGCATTAAGTGCCAGTTTCACTCGTTACTTACCTGTCCCTCGGCAGGTTGCGGGTGAGCTGAAGTAATCCGGTAACCTTGGCAATCTGCTATTCAACACGCGCTTCCGAGATCAAGTCCATTGTCGGACCGCCCATCGATCGTCTTGACAACGTATCCTTTTAACGAGAAATCCTTTACGAAGTAGTCATTTTGGCTCACTCGCTTCGATCTAACCTTTGCTGGTCGACACACCGTAATCCACCGACTTACAGCTCTCCATACTTTGTGTACATGCTGGCGCGATAGCTACCCGTTTACTCCGGGTCAAAGATCAAAGACCAAGCAGATCTATTTACATCCATTGAACATGGCCTTTGTTCAATTTCGTGTCCATCAGTGGGTGCTGTGGGTGCTGCTGCTCGTGTCCTGTACCGGTGCATTCTACGTCCCTGGTAAGCACAAAGGCGTATTCTGGTTGGACTAAGCATTTGATACTTACAGACTTTCCCCCCACTAGGATACTCTGTTACCCGATATAATGACAATGATCCGATCCCTCTTCTCGTGAACAAGATCTTCTCCGATCATACCCAGCTGCAGTATGCCTATTTCGACCTGCCTTTCGTCTGTCCGCCGAGCGGTAAAAAACATGGCGGCTCCCCGTTTGGATCGGGCCAAAGCATCTCGCTCAACATCGGAGAGGTATTGCGCGGTGACCGAATAATGACCTCCGACTTCGAACTTGCGATGGGGAAGGATGTGGAGTGTCAGTCGCTCTGCACTCGCGATCTTAGTCGGTCAAATGTGAAATGGGCTCGCCAGCTCGTCAAGGAGGGATATGTGGTAGAATGGATTGCCGACAATCTTCCAGGAGCCACGAGTTTTGTGACAGTGGATCGAAGCCGCAAGTATTACGCTTCCGGATTCAAGCTGGGCTATCGAGACATCTCTCCAATCACCGGACAGCATCGGTTTTTCATCAACAACCATTTCACAATCGTTATACGCTGGCGGAGCGCACCGGAAGGAGGAAAGGTAGTTGTAGGCTTTGAGGTGTACCCGAAAAGTATTACCGCCGAGGACCGCCTGGAAAACGGATGCCCCAAAGCTCTTCACAATAACAACGAAGGTCTGGGATTGTACATCGCACCCAACCTTTCGCGAATGCAAGAAAAGTATTCCGGGCTGTCGTATATCCctgatgatgacgacgatgatgacgGAGCTACACTGAAGGTCCCTTACACCTACTCTGTCTACTTCCGAGAGGACACCAATGTTGAGTGGGCCAATCGCTGGGATTTATACTTTATCAACCAAGGCGAAAGTTTGATAACCCACTGGCTAGCGATCATCAACTCATTGACAATTTGCACCGTGCTGGGGGTGACTGTGTTTGTCATCTGGAGCCGCACAGTGCAAGGCGACCTTAAGGGTCGCGGCGATGGTGCTATGGACGATCGGAAGATGAAGACCCAATCTCGGCGCCGGAGTGGCAGGCCTGGCGAGCAAAAAGCCGGGGGGCTTCAGGATGACAGTGCAGATGTGGAGCGCGACGCAGACTACTCCTCGGACGAAGAGGCTCTCGAGGATACAAGCGGATGGAAGCTTCTCCATGGGGATGTGTTCCGCATCCCCGCTTATAGTGGTCTTCTTGCTCCCTTGGTTGGATCAGGAATGCAGCTCTTATTCATGGCTTCAGGCTTGCTCATACTCAGCTGCTTGGGAGTCTTGAACCCAAGCTTTCGTGGTGGCTTTGTTAGCGTCGGGATGGGTCTCTTCGTCTTTGCTGGCCTTTTCTCCGGTTACTTCTCAGGAAGGCTTTACAAAACCTTTGGCGGAACTGCTTGGCGCAAGAACACACTAATCGTACGTATTTTCCTTCAGTTATTCACGTGCCGTTGCTAATTTTTCGGCTTAGACCGCTTTACTCTTCCCTGGTCTGGCATTCTGCCTTGTGTTTATTATGAACTTGTTTGTCTGGGCTCAAGCATCCAGCACGGCAATTCCTTTCGGCACTCTGATCGGTCTTCTTGCAATTTGGCTCCTCATTCAAGTTCCGCTGGTATACATAGGTAGTTGGGCCGGCTATGTGCGTGCAGTGCCATGGGAGCACCCTCTGAAGACGAATGCTATTGCCCGCCAAATTCCACCCCAGCCGTGGTATCTCCGCACCCCTCTCGGGCCTGTGGTAACTGGCCTCATTCCATTCGCAGTTCTGTTTATTGAGCTGTTATTCCTTTTCAAGAACTTGTGGCAGGACAAGTCTGGCTATTACTATGTCTTCGGCTTCCTGAGCGTTGTCTCAATCGTTCTGATTGTTACGATCGTTGAGGTAACCGTGATCGCAACATACAGCCAGCTTTGCTCCGAGGTAAGACTGTTCTTGGCTTGCATTGTGAATTGCCGCACTAACTTCCTTAGAATTATCATTGGTGGTGGCAGAGCTTCCTCACCGGCGGTGGCAGCGCTTTTTGGATTTATGCCTACTGCATCTGGTATTACCTGTTCAAGCTCCACATTACTGGCTTTGTGTCAGGCCTGCTGTTTTTCAGCTACAGCTTCCTCGCTTGCGCTGTATATGGCCTCTTAACCGGAACCGTTGGTTTCTTGGCTGCTTATGCTTTTGTCCGGCGTGTTTACAGGTAAGACCGCAGCATTTTGAATCCGGTCAGCAAGGGGCTAATCATGAGAAATTTACAGTGCCATCAAGGTTGACTAAACGTTGACACAACTAcaacatcttcttcttcaaactCTTCAATCCAGAAACTTCTCGTCCAAACCTCTACCTCTTCATTACCTGATCTGTCCGATAAGCATAGGTGAAGTCATCTACCACCACGGCGTATAGTGTTCTATTTTCTGTATCTTTTGGCCCGTCCGAAATCTGAGCCTTTGCTTCCCACGTCTGTGTTGAACACAAGCCGCCATTTCTCTTTCCTTGCCTTCTTTCAGTGCCCGGTAATCCAGTATCTCTATTACAGGTTTTGGCAAGGGCCTCTCACCTTGCTACGGACTTTTGTTTGCCGCGTCTGTTCACCCAAGACGGACAGGGCTTCATTAAAGACGCACGCCCAAATTTTAGTCCCCATTAATTCTAATGGATTCCCATGTGATAGATTGTCCGCTTGAAATACATCCTCGAATTTCACTCAGTTGACGATTTAAAAAACCACAGCAGAGGGTTCTTGCACATCATATCTTGAATGCCATCTTGGCCCAAATACATCAGATTGTTTGAAAGTCTTCAGTCCTCAAGGACAGAGACCGCATCAGTGGCTGGCTATTCTTTTACTGGAATTAAGGAGAGCTAGCCCGCTTTTCTGTTTAAAGTTTGACTTGACACTTACCATTTAATACGAGAATTGACTTGAAGCATTTCTCGTTTCATGATCAAATTTGGCTGACCTAAGAATTACTTGCGATTCACCTGCAGTGGAAAGAGTATCTTTTTCTCCAGGTTGCCAGCACTATGTAAGCTATCATTTTACCAACTACACCAGGTGAAAACATCCGGTGATGACTTGGAAATCCGCATGTTATACGTCAATGTCGACGTGGCCTTGTGGAGCTACATGCCTCCTACTTGAAAACAACTGCCTATGGTAGAAAACAGTGGTGACTATTTTCACCTTCAAGGTACGGAGCACATAAACCATCGTAAATCCTGGGGCGATCTTAGACCGCTCCGCATGGCGTGCTTGGAAAGGGGGATTGCTCATTGTGGAGCCATGATGCATCAGATTCCGTCTCCTTGTTTCGATACTGTCTCTTCGCGAGGACTGTAAGTAGATACAATagcagagaaagagaagaactAGAAGGAGAGTCCCACTGGACTCCATCGCTTTCTTGGATCTTCACGAAGTCTCGTTTTCCTCCCAGTAGTGCCGAATCCTGCGGTTTGATTGGGCGTCAAGATAAGCAAGTGGAACCTCTGCTTCTAAGTCTCGCCTCTAACCTTGTTAGGTCATCCCAGATGAGAAACATCTCGATTTGATTGGTGAAGAATGCATTGACATGACTCCATGAAGCACAAGGTTTGACTAGTGCTCGGTTTTGGGGAATCACTAGGCTAAATCAGGTTAGCGCTTTGAAGGTCCTGTCACACTGGAAACGCTGCCGTGGATGTGGGCTATCCTGCCGTTATCCACTCCGGGGTCGAGTGCGCGTGTGAACTACACTGAAGGTAGACCTTGTACTAAATCCTCATCCTGTGGCACGGCATATTTTAATTGAAATTATTGGCTTAACGGGGGTGAGATATGTGGTGATTTTACATGCACGATTGGTATTACCGTTGTATTATGACCTTCCCAATGTGACAGATGCAACACCTGGACCCCATGGTGCCTGTAAAGTGGCAACTCCCTCGGCATTTGGCCCGATGGGTTTTGATTCAAATTTAGTTGGTGAAAATCACTAGTCTTGTGACTACATATTCGTATTTGCAATTGCTTATTCTCAGAGACCACAATTATGCAAGTGGGCAGGGAGAAAACTATAGCCTATGTGTGCCGTATTGCACTCCGGACTATCTAGTTCGGTGTTATATCAATTACCATACATGTTTTTCCGAAAATCACACCATCCATGCCTCGAATGATCCCATCGTTCTTGCGGGGGGAGTACGTCAGTGCCGGATCACCTCCCCAGATCTCCGTTGCAGGCGGGAATAACTTTGTACGAATCGGTTTGGGATGCTACATAACGCAATTACAATGCACAGCATTCTGCAGGGTACATGGTCAAATAGGAATACAAAATAGGATCGTCACTGTATATCGGGGAAATCTTACATTAATTACACGCACCCTTGACCCTTGGTCTTGGCCTTCATGTGTTCGCCTTTTTAGCCCCCAATCTCTTTTAGAATTATCTccttttttcctcttttggtcgttttttttttctttttcctttctgtTCCCCACATTCTTCCTCAACTTCTTATATCATCTGCTCTCCCACACTTTCGTCTTTCATTCGACTCTCTCTCAAAATCTGTATTTAACCTCCAATCCAAACTGGCCGTCCGTTGAACCATATGCTCAATATGGCGACCAAGAAGCCCAATTTCCTCTACATCATGGCCGACCAAATGGCCGCACCCTTGCTGTCCTTGCATGACAAGAACTCCCCCATTAAAACCCCTAATCTAGATCGCCTTGCCGACGGCGGTGTAGTCTTCGAGTCAGCTTATTGTAACTCACCACTGTGTGCTCCCTCGCGCTTTGTCATGGTCAGCGGCCAGCTGCCCTCTAAGATTGGAGCCTATGATAACGCGTCAGAGCTGCCCGCGGACACCCCCACATATGCTCACTATCTGCGCCGCGAGGGATACCACACGGCCTTGGCCGGAAAGATGCACTTCTGCGGCCCGGATCAGCTTCACGGCTATGAACAGCGTCTGACCAGTGATATCTACCCGGGTGATTATGGCTGGTCCGTCAATTGGGATGAACCTGTACGTCTATTTTACGAACAACCGGTTGTGGCACCATACTAATTGAAACGTAGGACATCCGTGCCGACTGGTATCACAACATGTCCTCCGTGATGGAGGCAGGCCCCGTTGTCCGCACAAATCAATTGgattttgatgaagaggTAATTTACAAGTCAATTCAATACCTACACGACCATGTTCGGCAGCGCAACGAGCAGCCTTTCTGCTTGACGGTCTCCATGACTCACCCACATGACCCATATGCCATGACCAAGGAGTTCTGGGACTTGTACAACGATGTCGAGATCCCGCTGCCTAAGAACGGAGCGATTCCCCATGACCGGCAAGATGCGCACTCCCAGCGGGTACTTAAGTGTATCGACTTGTTCAACAAGGAGATGCCCGACGAGCGCATCCGTGCCGCCCGTCGTGCATACTATGCCGCCTGTACATACGTTGATACCAACATCGGCAAGCTGCTACATGTTCTTGAAAACACCGGTCTGGCCGACGATACCATCATTGTTTTC
Proteins encoded:
- a CDS encoding Pre-mRNA-splicing factor rse1 gives rise to the protein MATTSHMFMYSLTIQPPTAVTQAVLGQFAGTRDQQIVTSSGSKLTIHRPDPAQGKITPLYSQDVFGIIRSLAAFRVAGSNKDYIIIGSDSGRITIVEYVPSQNRFNRIHMETFGKSGVRRVVPGQYLAVDPKGRACLIASVEKNKLVYVLNRNSQAELTISSPLEAHKPQTLVFAMICLDVGYDNPVFAALEVDYSESDQDPTGQAYEEIEKVLVYYELDLGLNHVVRKWSDTVDRTASMLFQVPGGDDGPSGVLVCGEDNITYRHSNQGAFRVPIPRRSGATENPERKRSIVSGVMHKMRGAFFFLLQTEDGDLFKLNLEMVEDKQGQPTGEVKRLTIKYFDTIPVSTNLLILKSGFLYAASESGNHNFYQFEKLGDDPDELFFSSDSFSADHSVPSAPVFFHPRGAENVNLMESMNSLSPLIDSKILNLSEDDAPQIYTICGSGARSSFRTLKHGLEVSEIVESDLQQVPSAVWTTKLTRADEFHTYIILSFANGTLVLSIGEIVEEVSDTGFLSSAPTLAVQQLGEDSLVQVHPRGIRHILADQRVNEWPAPQHRSIVAAATNERQVAVALSSGEIVYFEMDADGTLAEYDERRQMSGTVTSLSMGEVPEGRMRSSFLAVGCDDSTVRILSLDPDSTLENKSVQALTSAPSALQIMAMADSSSGGTTLYLHIGLYSGVYLRTVLDEVTGELSDTRTRFIGAKPVKLSQVSVKGQTAVLALSTRPWLGYSDIQTKSFMLTPLDYVGLEWGWNFSSEQCVEGMIGIQGRSLRIFTVEKLDNNMLQESIPLSYTPRRFVKHPDQHLFYVIESDNNVLSPATRQRLIDDSQAQNGEVADLPPADFGYPRATGHWASCVQIVDPITTKSVISTLDLEDNEAAVSLAAVSFSSQDDETFLVVGTAKDMTVSPPSSSCGFIHIYRFQEDGRELEFIHKTQVDEPPLALLGFQGRLLAGIGPVLRVYDLGMKQLLRKCQAPVVPKTIVGLQTQGSRIIVSDIRESVTYVVYKYQDNVLIPFADDSIARWTSSTTMVDYETTAGGDKFGNLWLVRCPSKISEQADEDGSGAHLIHEKGYLHGTPHRLELMVHFFAQDIPTSLHKTQLVAGGRDIVVWTGLQGTIGMFVPFVSREDVDFFQLLETQLASQQPPLAGRDHLMYRGYYAPVKGVIDGDLCEMYLLLPNDTKLMIAGELDRSVREIERKISDMRTRVAY
- a CDS encoding Ubiquitin-like protein DskB, putative yields the protein MADETATAEQAPITFTVKSSTDAKYTLTLPLTTLVSDLKQKLSSPENADTPAERQRLIYSGRVLKDTETLETYKIKDGHTIHLVKSAASNQQRQNIAAQPSSATAAAGATPSPAAAGVPINLATGTGNNPLAGLTGARYAGFAQLPGAGLFGPDGGMGPPPDTESMLNMLENPQFQSSINEALQNPAMIDMMIQQNPMLRDMGPGVRQMMESPEFRRMLTDPSSIRQMMQMQRAMGMGGGGLGGGDNAFPAPGVTNTTAEGTQGPEQQNAQTNPFGQMPQNSLGNANPFGALFGANPFGTPAQPSTAPASTQPGGTQGADSTDRSTSAEGQIPQAAQTPFASLLNPAIFGNAGQAGQGMNPFNPQQNPFLRDPALLSQMMQGMGGQGTGGGAAGANPLAALLGGGLGGFGGGFGTPQPADTRPPEDRYADQLRQLNDMGFFEFERNIEALRRAGGSVQGAVEYLLSHP
- a CDS encoding Multispanning membrane protein, putative, translated to MAFVQFRVHQWVLWVLLLVSCTGAFYVPGYSVTRYNDNDPIPLLVNKIFSDHTQLQYAYFDLPFVCPPSGKKHGGSPFGSGQSISLNIGEVLRGDRIMTSDFELAMGKDVECQSLCTRDLSRSNVKWARQLVKEGYVVEWIADNLPGATSFVTVDRSRKYYASGFKLGYRDISPITGQHRFFINNHFTIVIRWRSAPEGGKVVVGFEVYPKSITAEDRLENGCPKALHNNNEGLGLYIAPNLSRMQEKYSGLSYIPDDDDDDDGATLKVPYTYSVYFREDTNVEWANRWDLYFINQGESLITHWLAIINSLTICTVLGVTVFVIWSRTVQGDLKGRGDGAMDDRKMKTQSRRRSGRPGEQKAGGLQDDSADVERDADYSSDEEALEDTSGWKLLHGDVFRIPAYSGLLAPLVGSGMQLLFMASGLLILSCLGVLNPSFRGGFVSVGMGLFVFAGLFSGYFSGRLYKTFGGTAWRKNTLITALLFPGLAFCLVFIMNLFVWAQASSTAIPFGTLIGLLAIWLLIQVPLVYIGSWAGYVRAVPWEHPLKTNAIARQIPPQPWYLRTPLGPVVTGLIPFAVLFIELLFLFKNLWQDKSGYYYVFGFLSVVSIVLIVTIVEVTVIATYSQLCSENYHWWWQSFLTGGGSAFWIYAYCIWYYLFKLHITGFVSGLLFFSYSFLACAVYGLLTGTVGFLAAYAFVRRVYSAIKVD